One Temnothorax longispinosus isolate EJ_2023e chromosome 8, Tlon_JGU_v1, whole genome shotgun sequence genomic region harbors:
- the Tfb1 gene encoding general transcription factor IIH subunit 1 isoform X1: protein MRPPRCVSAHGRSGRTARRIFTLLRGFRQPATGETIVFTIFKRIISYFASTMTTSSEDVLMQVSQVRYKKGDGTLYVMNERIAWMLDNRDTVSVSHKYADIKLQKISPEGKSKIQLQVVLHDGTSSTFHFVNKNGQEAQIKDRDDVKELLQQLLPKFKRKVNKELEEKNRTLQEHPMLLQLYRDLVITQVISSEEFWSQHAAEYTQAKKIQRQEIGVNSAFLADIKPQTDGCNGLKYNLTVDVIECIFKTYPAVKRKHQENVPHKMSESDFWTKFFQSHYFHRDRINAGTKDLFTECAKIDDQELKKDLQTGINDPLVDITSFEDQTLDENYGSGCSKSDKTSGNIVHQNMIKRFNQHSIMVMKASTAKQSMQNNQPQLNGSAPSASKVATNELDDGPKTKKHRIQEKITYDDLDQSCDVNTNNGAPLNLTHIDRYLHGPVPGYGNTEPTSEELFVTLNHLKKEASGWIAGSMLPRQTATSLVSPAAAVSALGELTPGGSLMKGFREESLGQLIPKDLEKELRNVYVCACELLRHFWRSFPPTTPQLEEKAIRMHEALHRFHSAKLKPFEDRVQREFSAVSQHLTSHLNQLLTTAYRKFAVWQQRKMQMR, encoded by the exons ATGCGTCCACCGCGGTGTGTTTCTGCACATGGCCGTAGTGGCCGTACCGCTCGGCGGATCTTCACGTTGCTCCGCGGCTTTCGGCAACCCGCCACTGGTGAAAC gaTTGTATTTACCATTTTTAAGAGAATTATATCATACTTTGCATCCACCATGACTACGTCCTCAGAAGATGTCCTGATGCAAGTGAGTCAAGTGCGTTACAAAAAAGGAGATGGTACTTTATATGTGATGAACGAACGAATAGCATGGATGCTTGATAACAGGGATACCGTATCTGTGAGCCACAAATATGCCGATATTAAAT TGCAAAAAATATCACCAGAGGGAAAATCAAAAATACAGCTGCAAGTGGTATTACACGATGGTACGTCGTCTACATttcattttgtaaataaaaatggacAAGAAGCGCAAATTAAAGACCGTGATGATGTGAAGGAATTATTGCAACAGCTATTACCAAAATTTAAACGGAAAGTTAATAAAGAgctagaagaaaaaaatag AACTCTTCAAGAACACCCTATGTTACTTCAATTATATCGTGATCTTGTAATCACGCAAGTTATTTCATCTGAAGAATTTTGGTCACAACATGCTGCAGAGTATACACAAGCCAAAAAGATTCAACGTCAAGAGATAGGTGTTAATAGCGCTTTTTTG gcgGATATTAAACCACAAACTGATGGTTGCAATggattaaaatacaatttaactGTCGATGTGATAGAATGTATATTTAAGACTTACCCAGCTGTTAAAAGGAAACATCAAGAAAATGTGCCTCATAAAATGTCAGAGTCTGATTTCTGGACGAAATTCTTTCAATCACATTATTTTCACAGAGACCGTATCAATGCTGGGACCAAGGATCTTTTTACCGAATGTGCCAAAATAGACGATCAAGAACTTAAGAAAGATCTTCAAACCGGGATAAATGATCCTTTGGTAGATATTACTTCCTTTGAGGATCAAACATTGGATGAAAATTATGGAAGCGGATGTAGTAAATCAGATAAAACATCGGGAAATATTGTACATCAAAATATGATCAAGAGATTTAATCAACATAGCATAATGGTTATGAAAGCTAGCACTGCCAAACAGTCGATGCAAAACAATCAACCACAATTAAATGGATCTGCACCATCTGCAAGTAAAGTAGCAACGAACGAACTGGACGATGGACCAAAGActaaaaaa CATAGAATACAAGAAAAGATAACTTATGATGATCTTGACCAGAGCTGTGacgtaaatacaaataatggAGCACCGTTAAATTTGACGCATATAGATAGATATTTGCATGGACCTGTACCAGGATACGGAAATACAGAACCAACTTCGGAAGAATTGTTCGTTACATTAAATCACTTAAAGAAAGAAGCTTCTGGATGGATAGCCGGTAGTATGTTACCGCGGCAAACGGCGACTTCTTTAGTTAGTCCGGCTGCAGCAGTGTCAGCTTTAGGTGAATTAACCCCCGGCGGATCCTTAATGAAAGGTTTCCGAGAAGAAAGTCTTGGAC AGTTAATACCGAAGGATTTAGAGAAGGAATTACGTAACGTATATGTGTGCGCATGTGAGCTATTGAGGCATTTTTGGCGAAGTTTTCCTCCGACAACACCACAGCTTGAAGAAAAAGCTATCAGAATGCATGAAGCTTTACACAGATTTCATTCTGCTAAATTAAAACCCTTTGAG GATCGTGTGCAAAGAGAATTCTCTGCGGTTAGTCAGCACTTGACGAGTCATCTCAATCAATTGTTAACCACCGCGTATAGGAAGTTTGCGGTATGGCAACAgcgaaaaatgcaaatgaGGTAG
- the Tfb1 gene encoding general transcription factor IIH subunit 1 isoform X2, producing the protein MTTSSEDVLMQVSQVRYKKGDGTLYVMNERIAWMLDNRDTVSVSHKYADIKLQKISPEGKSKIQLQVVLHDGTSSTFHFVNKNGQEAQIKDRDDVKELLQQLLPKFKRKVNKELEEKNRTLQEHPMLLQLYRDLVITQVISSEEFWSQHAAEYTQAKKIQRQEIGVNSAFLADIKPQTDGCNGLKYNLTVDVIECIFKTYPAVKRKHQENVPHKMSESDFWTKFFQSHYFHRDRINAGTKDLFTECAKIDDQELKKDLQTGINDPLVDITSFEDQTLDENYGSGCSKSDKTSGNIVHQNMIKRFNQHSIMVMKASTAKQSMQNNQPQLNGSAPSASKVATNELDDGPKTKKHRIQEKITYDDLDQSCDVNTNNGAPLNLTHIDRYLHGPVPGYGNTEPTSEELFVTLNHLKKEASGWIAGSMLPRQTATSLVSPAAAVSALGELTPGGSLMKGFREESLGQLIPKDLEKELRNVYVCACELLRHFWRSFPPTTPQLEEKAIRMHEALHRFHSAKLKPFEDRVQREFSAVSQHLTSHLNQLLTTAYRKFAVWQQRKMQMR; encoded by the exons ATGACTACGTCCTCAGAAGATGTCCTGATGCAAGTGAGTCAAGTGCGTTACAAAAAAGGAGATGGTACTTTATATGTGATGAACGAACGAATAGCATGGATGCTTGATAACAGGGATACCGTATCTGTGAGCCACAAATATGCCGATATTAAAT TGCAAAAAATATCACCAGAGGGAAAATCAAAAATACAGCTGCAAGTGGTATTACACGATGGTACGTCGTCTACATttcattttgtaaataaaaatggacAAGAAGCGCAAATTAAAGACCGTGATGATGTGAAGGAATTATTGCAACAGCTATTACCAAAATTTAAACGGAAAGTTAATAAAGAgctagaagaaaaaaatag AACTCTTCAAGAACACCCTATGTTACTTCAATTATATCGTGATCTTGTAATCACGCAAGTTATTTCATCTGAAGAATTTTGGTCACAACATGCTGCAGAGTATACACAAGCCAAAAAGATTCAACGTCAAGAGATAGGTGTTAATAGCGCTTTTTTG gcgGATATTAAACCACAAACTGATGGTTGCAATggattaaaatacaatttaactGTCGATGTGATAGAATGTATATTTAAGACTTACCCAGCTGTTAAAAGGAAACATCAAGAAAATGTGCCTCATAAAATGTCAGAGTCTGATTTCTGGACGAAATTCTTTCAATCACATTATTTTCACAGAGACCGTATCAATGCTGGGACCAAGGATCTTTTTACCGAATGTGCCAAAATAGACGATCAAGAACTTAAGAAAGATCTTCAAACCGGGATAAATGATCCTTTGGTAGATATTACTTCCTTTGAGGATCAAACATTGGATGAAAATTATGGAAGCGGATGTAGTAAATCAGATAAAACATCGGGAAATATTGTACATCAAAATATGATCAAGAGATTTAATCAACATAGCATAATGGTTATGAAAGCTAGCACTGCCAAACAGTCGATGCAAAACAATCAACCACAATTAAATGGATCTGCACCATCTGCAAGTAAAGTAGCAACGAACGAACTGGACGATGGACCAAAGActaaaaaa CATAGAATACAAGAAAAGATAACTTATGATGATCTTGACCAGAGCTGTGacgtaaatacaaataatggAGCACCGTTAAATTTGACGCATATAGATAGATATTTGCATGGACCTGTACCAGGATACGGAAATACAGAACCAACTTCGGAAGAATTGTTCGTTACATTAAATCACTTAAAGAAAGAAGCTTCTGGATGGATAGCCGGTAGTATGTTACCGCGGCAAACGGCGACTTCTTTAGTTAGTCCGGCTGCAGCAGTGTCAGCTTTAGGTGAATTAACCCCCGGCGGATCCTTAATGAAAGGTTTCCGAGAAGAAAGTCTTGGAC AGTTAATACCGAAGGATTTAGAGAAGGAATTACGTAACGTATATGTGTGCGCATGTGAGCTATTGAGGCATTTTTGGCGAAGTTTTCCTCCGACAACACCACAGCTTGAAGAAAAAGCTATCAGAATGCATGAAGCTTTACACAGATTTCATTCTGCTAAATTAAAACCCTTTGAG GATCGTGTGCAAAGAGAATTCTCTGCGGTTAGTCAGCACTTGACGAGTCATCTCAATCAATTGTTAACCACCGCGTATAGGAAGTTTGCGGTATGGCAACAgcgaaaaatgcaaatgaGGTAG